Proteins co-encoded in one Cytophaga hutchinsonii ATCC 33406 genomic window:
- a CDS encoding DNA polymerase/3'-5' exonuclease PolX produces the protein MTNQEIADILLLTASLMELHDENSFKVRSIQNAGFQIEKTEVALFGLSLPELEKQDGIGKSIAAKIVELSQTGKLTELETLKLNTPEGIVELLDIKGIGPKKVKTLWKELNITCKEELLESCKTNAVAQLKGFGEKTQENIIQVLQFVMKQSDKHLYGDIEALAFELERKLKADISPQIQLCGDVRRMMETIDCISFVVPSTDFAETVSVLQTLSYLSEDPAKSGLYRWRGAERLKNIPVEIYLTTAEKFGSELFKHSSGEKHLRLKSPSGKTFLHLATTTAFATEAALYEHVNLPVIPSELREGYREMQLATNNLLSELITDADIKGSFHNHSTYSDGKHTLEEMAKECMALGYAYFGISDHSKSAFYANGLDETRIARQQAEVDALTISLPGIKIFKGVESDILNDGSLDYADEVLKTFDFIVASIHSNLKMNEEKATQRLITAIENPYTTMLGHPTGRLLLKREGYPIDHKKIIDACAANNVIIEINAHPWRLDMDWRHIGYALDKGCIISINPDAHEKIGLQDMHFGVCVARKAGLCKEQTFNAWPLEKVSSWLASKGK, from the coding sequence TTGACAAATCAAGAAATTGCTGATATACTTTTACTGACGGCTTCGCTTATGGAGCTGCATGACGAAAACTCGTTTAAAGTTCGTTCCATTCAGAATGCCGGATTTCAAATTGAAAAAACGGAAGTTGCTTTATTCGGCTTATCGCTTCCTGAACTGGAAAAGCAGGACGGCATTGGTAAAAGCATTGCGGCAAAAATAGTTGAGCTGAGCCAGACAGGTAAACTGACAGAACTTGAAACACTGAAGCTCAATACACCTGAAGGCATTGTTGAATTGCTGGATATAAAAGGCATTGGACCGAAAAAAGTAAAAACGCTTTGGAAAGAACTTAACATCACGTGTAAGGAAGAGTTGCTGGAGTCTTGTAAAACCAATGCTGTGGCTCAGCTGAAAGGCTTTGGCGAAAAAACGCAGGAAAATATTATACAGGTGCTTCAATTTGTAATGAAGCAGTCTGACAAACATTTGTATGGAGACATTGAAGCGCTTGCCTTTGAACTGGAACGTAAACTTAAGGCAGACATCAGCCCGCAGATTCAGCTGTGCGGAGATGTGCGCCGGATGATGGAAACAATTGACTGCATTTCTTTTGTTGTACCAAGTACCGATTTTGCTGAAACCGTTTCTGTCTTGCAAACGCTTTCTTATTTATCTGAAGATCCTGCTAAGTCTGGCTTATACAGATGGCGTGGAGCTGAACGTTTAAAAAACATTCCCGTTGAAATATATTTAACTACAGCAGAAAAATTCGGATCTGAATTATTCAAACATTCTTCCGGAGAAAAACATTTACGATTAAAAAGCCCATCCGGAAAAACATTTTTACATCTTGCAACAACAACTGCTTTTGCTACTGAAGCCGCATTGTATGAACATGTTAATCTTCCTGTTATTCCTTCTGAATTGAGAGAAGGTTACAGAGAAATGCAATTAGCGACGAATAATTTATTATCCGAACTGATTACCGATGCGGATATTAAAGGGAGCTTTCACAATCATTCCACCTATAGCGATGGCAAGCATACTCTGGAAGAAATGGCTAAAGAATGTATGGCTTTAGGGTATGCATATTTTGGCATTTCAGATCACTCAAAGTCTGCCTTCTATGCAAACGGCTTAGATGAAACACGCATTGCCAGACAACAGGCCGAAGTGGATGCCTTAACTATTTCATTGCCCGGCATTAAAATTTTCAAGGGTGTTGAATCGGATATTTTAAACGATGGCTCACTGGATTATGCAGATGAAGTATTAAAAACATTTGATTTTATTGTCGCTTCTATTCATTCCAACTTAAAAATGAATGAAGAAAAAGCCACGCAGCGTTTGATTACAGCGATCGAAAATCCCTATACAACCATGCTGGGTCATCCAACGGGCCGGCTATTATTAAAGCGCGAAGGATATCCGATTGACCATAAGAAAATTATTGATGCCTGCGCAGCCAACAATGTTATCATTGAGATCAATGCGCATCCATGGCGCCTGGATATGGACTGGCGACATATTGGATATGCCCTGGATAAAGGCTGCATCATCAGTATTAACCCGGATGCGCATGAAAAGATTGGTTTGCAGGACATGCACTTTGGCGTATGTGTTGCACGTAAGGCTGGTTTGTGCAAAGAACAGACATTTAATGCCTGGCCGCTGGAGAAAGTAAGCAGCTGGCTTGCATCAAAAGGAAAATAA
- a CDS encoding EVE domain-containing protein: MNYWLIKSEPFKYSFDQFVADKKTFWDGVRNYQARNNLREMKKGDLLLFYHSNEGKEIVGIAKIVKEAYQDPTTDDANWVVVDVAPVKKLKNPVTLEMVKKDKRLANMALVKLMRLSVQPVRKEEFDIVLELAGE; this comes from the coding sequence ATGAATTACTGGCTTATCAAATCTGAACCGTTTAAATATTCATTTGACCAATTTGTTGCAGATAAAAAAACATTCTGGGATGGCGTGCGCAACTATCAGGCACGAAATAACCTGCGTGAAATGAAGAAGGGTGACTTATTACTTTTTTATCATTCAAACGAGGGAAAAGAAATTGTTGGTATTGCTAAAATTGTAAAAGAGGCGTATCAGGATCCAACAACAGATGATGCAAACTGGGTTGTTGTTGATGTTGCGCCGGTAAAAAAATTAAAAAATCCGGTAACACTTGAAATGGTTAAAAAAGACAAACGGTTAGCAAACATGGCTTTGGTTAAACTCATGCGTTTATCTGTACAACCGGTTCGGAAAGAGGAGTTTGATATTGTGCTTGAATTGGCCGGTGAATAA
- the pyrR gene encoding bifunctional pyr operon transcriptional regulator/uracil phosphoribosyltransferase PyrR, translating into MSKRIIIDNDLLQVMLDRLCQQLIESHDDFSNTVILALQPRGVATGQRIHKKLEKATKKKINLGYLDATFFRDDFRRHDGPLRANATKIPFLIEGKRVILVDDVLYTGRTVRAAMDAMMAFGRPKDVELLVVIDRKYSRDVPIQPNYVGREVICLESEKVVVDINEVEDKKELIWLVKK; encoded by the coding sequence ATGTCCAAACGCATTATAATCGACAACGATTTGCTGCAGGTCATGTTGGATCGGCTTTGTCAGCAATTGATCGAGTCCCACGACGATTTCTCCAATACTGTTATTTTAGCCCTTCAGCCCAGAGGAGTTGCTACAGGGCAGCGTATTCATAAAAAATTAGAAAAGGCTACAAAAAAGAAGATCAATCTGGGCTACCTGGATGCGACTTTTTTCAGAGATGATTTCAGAAGACACGATGGTCCGTTGAGAGCAAACGCTACAAAAATTCCGTTTCTGATTGAAGGGAAACGTGTGATCCTGGTGGACGATGTATTATACACCGGCCGCACGGTGCGCGCTGCAATGGATGCCATGATGGCTTTTGGCAGGCCGAAAGATGTAGAGCTGTTGGTAGTGATTGATCGCAAGTACAGTCGTGATGTGCCGATTCAGCCCAATTATGTAGGGAGAGAAGTTATTTGTCTGGAATCTGAAAAAGTAGTTGTAGACATTAACGAAGTTGAAGATAAGAAAGAATTAATCTGGTTAGTAAAGAAATAA
- a CDS encoding aspartate carbamoyltransferase catalytic subunit has product MSQLSVKHLLGIKDLTTKDIELILETAGQFKEVINRPIKKVPSLRDVTIANVFFENSTRTRLSFELAQKRLSADTINFSAAASSVKKGETLLDTVNNILAMKVDMIVMRHASVGAPHFLAKHISANIVNAGDGTHEHPTQALLDSFSIKEKLGGVAGKKVCIFGDILHSRVALSNIFALQKQGAEVMVCGPSTLIPKFIGELGVKVEFDLRKALQWCDVANVLRIQLERQTIKYFPTLREYAQYYGINKQLLDSLNKEIVIMHPGPINRGVELSSDVADSGHSIILDQVENGVAVRMAVLYLLAGNK; this is encoded by the coding sequence ATGAGCCAATTATCCGTAAAGCATTTATTAGGAATAAAAGATCTTACAACAAAAGATATTGAGCTTATATTAGAAACTGCCGGTCAATTTAAAGAGGTCATCAACAGACCTATCAAAAAAGTACCTTCCCTGCGTGATGTAACCATTGCCAATGTTTTTTTCGAAAACTCAACACGTACACGTTTATCGTTTGAATTAGCACAAAAAAGATTGTCTGCCGACACCATTAATTTTTCAGCGGCAGCAAGTTCTGTAAAAAAAGGAGAAACACTTTTAGATACCGTAAATAATATTCTGGCAATGAAAGTGGATATGATTGTGATGCGCCATGCAAGTGTAGGTGCGCCGCATTTCTTAGCCAAACACATCAGTGCAAATATTGTAAATGCCGGAGATGGAACACATGAGCATCCGACACAAGCATTATTAGACAGCTTTTCCATTAAAGAAAAATTAGGCGGCGTAGCAGGGAAGAAGGTTTGTATTTTCGGAGACATCCTGCATTCACGTGTAGCCTTATCAAATATTTTTGCCTTGCAGAAGCAGGGCGCTGAAGTGATGGTTTGCGGCCCGTCAACATTGATTCCGAAGTTTATCGGAGAGTTAGGCGTTAAGGTAGAATTTGATCTGCGCAAAGCCCTTCAATGGTGCGATGTAGCAAATGTGTTGCGGATACAGCTTGAACGTCAGACAATCAAATATTTTCCTACACTGAGAGAATACGCACAGTATTACGGCATCAACAAACAATTGCTGGATTCATTGAACAAGGAAATTGTGATCATGCACCCGGGTCCGATCAACAGAGGAGTTGAATTAAGCAGCGATGTAGCCGACAGCGGTCATTCCATTATTTTAGATCAGGTAGAAAACGGTGTGGCAGTACGCATGGCTGTATTGTACCTGCTTGCCGGCAATAAGTAA
- a CDS encoding DUF4846 domain-containing protein: MTNIYFIITTVFYGTMLFCSCMQEDANIRNRPVDEPSYSKQTNIFVRSTILERFPCPPGYSRKSNTEKTFAAWLETIPLKKEGAPVLLFNGELKSNQRIHAAVLDFDRGTSDLQQCADAVMRLRAEYLYQKHAYDSIAFTFTNGSKASYSKWREGYRPVVIGNSVAWTKSKSRDTSYACFRSYLNTVFMYCGTYSLSKELKPVDITEIAEGDVFIYGGFPGHAMIVMDVAVHETSGKKIMILTQSYMPAQDIHIVKNLSDTELSPWYEIPESGELITPEWSFAVKDLKRF; this comes from the coding sequence ATGACAAATATTTACTTTATTATCACAACAGTATTCTATGGAACTATGTTGTTCTGTTCATGCATGCAGGAAGATGCAAATATACGCAATCGACCTGTTGACGAACCATCTTACTCAAAACAAACAAACATTTTTGTTCGTTCTACCATTCTAGAACGCTTTCCATGCCCTCCGGGTTACTCAAGAAAATCGAATACTGAAAAAACATTTGCAGCCTGGCTTGAAACCATACCACTGAAAAAAGAAGGGGCGCCGGTACTGCTTTTTAACGGAGAACTTAAAAGCAATCAGCGTATACATGCCGCGGTGCTGGATTTTGACAGAGGCACAAGTGACCTGCAGCAATGTGCTGATGCAGTAATGCGTTTGCGGGCAGAATATCTATATCAAAAACACGCCTATGATTCCATTGCGTTTACATTTACGAATGGCAGCAAAGCTTCTTATTCAAAATGGAGAGAAGGCTACCGCCCTGTGGTAATAGGTAATTCCGTTGCCTGGACAAAATCTAAAAGCAGAGATACAAGCTATGCGTGTTTTCGCTCTTACCTGAATACAGTGTTTATGTATTGCGGCACCTATTCACTTTCAAAAGAACTGAAACCTGTTGATATTACTGAGATTGCAGAGGGCGATGTTTTTATTTACGGCGGTTTTCCCGGCCATGCCATGATTGTAATGGATGTTGCCGTACATGAAACATCCGGAAAGAAAATAATGATACTGACGCAAAGCTATATGCCTGCGCAGGATATTCATATTGTAAAAAACCTTTCTGATACTGAATTAAGTCCATGGTATGAAATTCCTGAAAGCGGAGAACTTATTACGCCTGAATGGAGCTTTGCTGTGAAGGATTTGAAGCGGTTTTGA